A window of the Equus asinus isolate D_3611 breed Donkey chromosome 20, EquAss-T2T_v2, whole genome shotgun sequence genome harbors these coding sequences:
- the LOC106825762 gene encoding LOW QUALITY PROTEIN: vomeronasal type-2 receptor 116-like (The sequence of the model RefSeq protein was modified relative to this genomic sequence to represent the inferred CDS: inserted 2 bases in 1 codon) — MKPSVYKDGDIVVGGFFPLYTIFSYSRNTKPTNNNIYLKFQQKNYQYVLAFIFAIEEINRNPHLLPNMSLGFDLYNAVHSEHRTLESSLIWLSGLDRDIPNYTCRRESKSVAVLTGTTWTISAQIGTLLALYKFPQLTYGPFEPILSDNDQFPSLYQMAPRDTSLALGMISLLLHFSWTWVGLVISEDKKGVQVLSDLRGEMDRSRICAAFVEMIPVSDRTYFSMTWQYHLWIKESSAKVVIVYGDSDSLISLSFSKWHLLVIWKVWVTTSQWDFTAGPREFILDSFHGXLIFSHQHGEIPGFEKFIMTANPSKYPEDFYLAKLWFISFNCMVSESDCKILEKCPLNASLGWLPWHRFDMAMTEGSNNVYNAVYAVAWTLHEMLLQQVEMQTMGSGEGLVFSPWQLHPFLGNIQFNNPAGDSMNLAEGRRSEAENAILNFWNFPEGLGLKVKVGKYSPHAPRGQELSLSEEMIEWVSDLLQTPHSVWSESCSPGFRKTTQEGKATCCFDCAPCPENEISNETDMDQCVRCLDHQYANRERDQCLQKAVTFLAYEDPLGTALACTALSFSGLTAVVLGVFVKHRDTLTVKVNNRTLSYILLVSLTLCFLCSLLFISRPNTATCILQQIAFGVLFTVAVSAILAKTLTVLVAFKVTAPGRRMRQWSVSGAPNFIIPVCSFIQLSLHGVWLGTCPPFIDMVAHSEQGHVIIVCNKGSVTAFYCVLGYLGSLALGSFSLAYLARNLPDTFNEAKFLTFSVLVFCSVWVPFLPVYRSTKGKVMVAVEIFSISASSAGLLGCIFVPKCYIIFLRPERNTSNVLRNTTHLGK, encoded by the exons ACCAACAATAACATATATCT CAAGTTTCAGCAGAAGAACTACCAGTATGTCCTggccttcatttttgccattgaGGAAATCAACAGAAACCCCCATCTTTTACCCAACATGTCTCTGGGATTTGATCTCTATAATGCGGTGCACAGTGAACACAGGACATTGGAGAGTTCCCTCATTTGGCTTTCAGGGCTGGACAGGGACATCCCTAATTACACCTGTAGGAGAGAGAGCAAGTCTGTAGCAGTGCTTACAGGAACCACATGGACAATTTCTGCCCAGATTGGAACACTGCTGGCACTCTACAAATTTCCACAG CTTACCTATGGCCCTTTTGAGCCTATCCTGAGTGACAATGaccagtttccatctctttatcagATGGCCCCGAGGGACACATCTCTGGCCCTTGGTATGATCTCTTTGCTGCTTCATTTCAGTTGGACCTGGGTGGGGCTAGTCATCTCAGAAGACAAGAAAGGTGTTCAGGTTCTCTCAGATTTGAGAGGAGAGATGGACAGGAGCAGAATCTGTGCAGCCTTTGTGGAAATGATCCCTGTCAGTGACAGGACATATTTCTCAATGACCTGGCAATATCATTTGTGGATCAAGGAATCATCAGCGAAGGTGGTTATCGTTTATGGTGATTCTGACTCTCTAATAAGCTTGAGCTTTTCTAAATGGCATCTTTTAGTGATATGGAAAGTCTGGGTCACGACATCACAGTGGGATTTTACTGCTGGTCCAAGAGAATTCATACTTGACTCATTCCATGG ACTCATTTTTTCACACCAACATGGTGAGATCCCTGGTTTTGAAAAATTCATCATGACAGCTAACCCTTCCAAATATCCAGAAGACTTTTACCTTGCTAAGTTGTGGTTCATCTCTTTTAATTGCATGGTTTCTGAATCTGACTGTAAAATATTGGAGAAGTGTCCACTCAATGCCTCCCTGGGATGGTTGCCTTGGCATCGTTTTGACATGGCCATGACTGAAGGCAGTAACAATGTGTACAATGCTGTGTATGCTGTGGCCTGGACCCTTCACGAGATGCTTCTTCAACAAGTAGAAATGCAGACAATGGGAAGTGGAGAAGGGCTGGTGTTTTCTCCCTGGCAG CTGCATCCCTTTCTTGGGAACATCCAATTTAACAATCCTGCTGGTGACTCCATGAATTTGGCTGAAGGAAGAAGATCAGAGGCAGAGAATGCCATTCTCAacttttggaattttccagaagGTCTTGGACTTAAGGTTAAAGTAGGAAAGTATTCCCCACATGCTCCACGAGGTCAGGAACTCTCTTTATCTGAGGAAATGATAGAGTGG GTATCTGATCTTCTCCAGACTCCACACTCTGTATGGAGTGAGAGTTGTAGTCCAGGATTCAGGAAGACCACTCAGGAGGGAAAGGCTACCTGCTGTTTTGATTGCGCCCCCTGCCCAGAGAATGAGATTTCCAATGAGACAG ACATGGATCAGTGTGTCAGGTGTCTGGATCATCAGTATGCCAACAGAGAGCGAGACCAATGCCTCCAAAAAGCTGTGACATTTCTCGCTTACGAAGACCCCTTGGGGACGGCCCTGGCCTGcacagctctctctttctctggcctCACGGCTGTGGTCCTGGGGGTCTTTGTGAAGCACCGAGACACTCTCACAGTCAAGGTCAATAATCGGACTCTCAGCTACATCCTGCTCGTCTCCCTCACCCTGTGCTTCCTCTGCTCCTTACTCTTCATCAGCCGTCCCAACACAGCCACCTGCATTCTTCAACAAATCGCATTTGGAGTTCTTTTTACTGTGGCTGTTTCTGCCATCTTGGCCAAAACTCTTACTGTGCTTGTGGCCTTCAAGGTCACCGCTCCAGGGAGAAGGATGAGGCAGTGGTCGGTGTCAGGGGCACCTAACTTCATCATTCCTGTCTGCTCCTTTATCCAACTGAGTCTCCATGGAGTCTGGCTGGGGACCTGTCCTCCCTTCATTGACATGGTTGCGCACTCTGAACAAGGCCACGTCATCATCGTGTGCAACAAGGGCTCGGTCACCGCCTTCTACTGTGTCCTGGGATACCTGGGCTCCTTGGCCCTGGGCAGCTTCTCCTTGGCTTACCTGGCCCGCAACCTGCCTGACACCTTCAATGAAGCCAAGTTCCTGACGTTCAGCGTGCTGGTGTTCTGCAGTGTCTGGGTCCCCTTCCTCCCCGTCTACCGCAGCACCAAGGGCAAGGTCATGGTGGCCGTGGAGATCTTCTCCATCTCAGCCTCCAGTGCAGGGCTGTTAGGCTGCATCTTTGTTCCCAAGTGCTACATTATCTTCCTAAGGCCAGAGAGAAACACATCAAACGTGTTAAGGAATACAACACATctgggaaaataa